A genomic stretch from Onychostoma macrolepis isolate SWU-2019 chromosome 02, ASM1243209v1, whole genome shotgun sequence includes:
- the rpap2 gene encoding putative RNA polymerase II subunit B1 CTD phosphatase rpap2 isoform X4 — translation MEATRKIRASNSKKKGGKGTPVISAADEARKREAIKEALRQKLELERKALQVVERLLEDSVTEEFLIDCAWHITPANYKDTVEERSIAKLCGYPRCPNKLSNIPTQQFKISTKTNRVYDITERKCFCSNFCYKASKCFELQISKTPLWLRKDERPPEVKLMKEGEGGSSGHEIKLVEKPLTEADIENSVPDVPESHKDSPPFNQSDNSDIEQDFVSSVLSRQHKHARVHWGKLPKRDGVSEDSLSAEKKRYAHPELTQTLDGENNDESGSSKTPQPQMDPTACLSIPNKTTSAGSDVEGILELLNQCSLKDTAVQQETNLPSQPEIGNSTPPASGLNITQVSMSKRGAAGLKGLLKDHNKAKTTPISLCLLERLRQTFMEWRTEETMKFLYGADYASETEVSAQKVEELDEDDLVEAEVEVSLRQNSGSSSRPSASAPNFETLRTETELLDLRVREFYKGVYVLPEEVKTDAIKDNQDKQDSGKDPPLPLFDSHAQHLIQKRIAVEKLSQSLRDVVGLLRLTMSDVINDINNLFRTFRFTNTNIIHKRPEWTLIAVVLLSVERTMDG, via the exons ATGGAAGCGACCAGAAAGATTCGAGCCTCAAACTCAAAGAAGAAAG GTGGTAAAGGAACCCCGGTGATTTCAGCAGCGGATGAGGCGAGAAA GAGGGAAGCTATTAAAGAGGCGCTCAGACAGAAGCTAGAGTTGGAGCGCAAAGCCCTGCAGGTGGTTGAGCGGCTGCTGGAGGACAGTGTGACAGAGGAGTTCCTCATCGACTGT GCATGGCACATCACTCCTGCCAACTACAAAGACACAGTGGAAGAACGGTCCATTGCTAAACTGTGTGGATATCCTAGGTGTCCAAATAAACTAAGTAAT aTACCCACtcaacagtttaaaatatcCACCAAAACTAACAGAGTCTATGATATTACAGAGCGCAAG tgtttttgcaGTAATTTCTGCTACAAAGCCTCCAAATGTTTTGAGCTCCAGATATCAAAAACTCCACTTTGGCTTAGAAAGGACGAGAG gcCTCCTGAAGTTAAGCTGATGAAAGAAGGAGAGGG AGGCAGCTCTGGACATGAAATAAAGTTGGTAGAAAAGCCTTTGACAGAAGCTGACATTGAGAATTCTGTCCCAGATGTTCCTGAATCTCACAAGGACTCCCCTCCCTTCAACCAGAGCGACAACAGTGACATTGAGCAAGACTTTGTCTCCAGTGTGTTGTCCAGACAGCATAAACACGCGAGGGTACACTGGGGAAAACTGCCAAAGAGGGACGGAGTAAGTGAGGACAGTTTGAGTGCTGAAAAAAAGCGATATGCACATCCTGAACTTACACAAACACTCGATGGAGAAAATAATGATGAAAGTGGATCTTCAAAAACTCCTCAACCGCAGATGGACCCAACTGCCTGTCTGTCTATACCAAATAAAACCACATCTGCTGGATCTGATGTTGAAGGAATTCTGGAGCTTTTGAATCAGTGCAGTCTGAAGGACACTGCAGTCCAGCAGGAAACTAATCTCCCTTCACAGCCTGAGATTGGAAACTCCACCCCTCCTGCTAGTGGTCTGAACATCACTCAGGTGAGCATGAGTAAGAGAGGAGCTGCAGGCCTCAAAGGCTTGTTGAAGGACCATAACAAAGCTAAAACAACTCCTATCAGTTTGTGCCTGCTAGAGCGTCTACGACAAACTTTTATGGAGTGGAGAACTGAGGAAACCATGAAGTTTCTTTATGGGGCTGATTATGCCTCTGAAACAGAGGTTTCTGCACAGAAAGTGGAGGAACTGGATGAAGATGACCTGGTTGAGGCTGAGGTGGAAGTGAGCTTGAGACAGAACAGTGGAAGTTCTTCCAGACCCAGTGCTTCAGCTCCTAATTTTGAAACACTACGGACGGAGACAGAGTTGCTGGATCTGAGAGTGAGAGAGTTTTATAAAGGAGTGTATGTTCTGCCTGAAGAGGTCAAGACGGATGCCATCAAAGACAATCAAGACAAACAG GACAGTGGGAAGGACCCTCCTCTGCCCCTGTTTGATTCTCATGCACAGCATCTGATTCAGAAACGCATTGCTGTGGAGAAGCTCAGCCAGAG CTTGAGAGATGTTGTGGGACTCCTGCGTCTAACGATGAGTGATGTAATCAATGACATAAATAATTTGTTCAGGACATTCAG GTTTACAAACACTAATATCATTCACAAAAGGCCAGAATGGACTTTAATTGCTGTGGTTCTTCTGTCAGT AGAAAGAACTATGGATGGATGA
- the rpap2 gene encoding putative RNA polymerase II subunit B1 CTD phosphatase rpap2 isoform X3 yields MEATRKIRASNSKKKGGKGTPVISAADEARKREAIKEALRQKLELERKALQVVERLLEDSVTEEFLIDCAWHITPANYKDTVEERSIAKLCGYPRCPNKLSNIPTQQFKISTKTNRVYDITERKCFCSNFCYKASKCFELQISKTPLWLRKDERPPEVKLMKEGEGGSSGHEIKLVEKPLTEADIENSVPDVPESHKDSPPFNQSDNSDIEQDFVSSVLSRQHKHARVHWGKLPKRDGVSEDSLSAEKKRYAHPELTQTLDGENNDESGSSKTPQPQMDPTACLSIPNKTTSAGSDVEGILELLNQCSLKDTAVQQETNLPSQPEIGNSTPPASGLNITQVSMSKRGAAGLKGLLKDHNKAKTTPISLCLLERLRQTFMEWRTEETMKFLYGADYASETEVSAQKVEELDEDDLVEAEVEVSLRQNSGSSSRPSASAPNFETLRTETELLDLRVREFYKGVYVLPEEVKTDAIKDNQDKQDSGKDPPLPLFDSHAQHLIQKRIAVEKLSQSLRDVVGLLRLTMSDVINDINNLFRTFRFTNTNIIHKRPEWTLIAVVLLSVTKCVQITSNQSQVTTNVSFRCQTDL; encoded by the exons ATGGAAGCGACCAGAAAGATTCGAGCCTCAAACTCAAAGAAGAAAG GTGGTAAAGGAACCCCGGTGATTTCAGCAGCGGATGAGGCGAGAAA GAGGGAAGCTATTAAAGAGGCGCTCAGACAGAAGCTAGAGTTGGAGCGCAAAGCCCTGCAGGTGGTTGAGCGGCTGCTGGAGGACAGTGTGACAGAGGAGTTCCTCATCGACTGT GCATGGCACATCACTCCTGCCAACTACAAAGACACAGTGGAAGAACGGTCCATTGCTAAACTGTGTGGATATCCTAGGTGTCCAAATAAACTAAGTAAT aTACCCACtcaacagtttaaaatatcCACCAAAACTAACAGAGTCTATGATATTACAGAGCGCAAG tgtttttgcaGTAATTTCTGCTACAAAGCCTCCAAATGTTTTGAGCTCCAGATATCAAAAACTCCACTTTGGCTTAGAAAGGACGAGAG gcCTCCTGAAGTTAAGCTGATGAAAGAAGGAGAGGG AGGCAGCTCTGGACATGAAATAAAGTTGGTAGAAAAGCCTTTGACAGAAGCTGACATTGAGAATTCTGTCCCAGATGTTCCTGAATCTCACAAGGACTCCCCTCCCTTCAACCAGAGCGACAACAGTGACATTGAGCAAGACTTTGTCTCCAGTGTGTTGTCCAGACAGCATAAACACGCGAGGGTACACTGGGGAAAACTGCCAAAGAGGGACGGAGTAAGTGAGGACAGTTTGAGTGCTGAAAAAAAGCGATATGCACATCCTGAACTTACACAAACACTCGATGGAGAAAATAATGATGAAAGTGGATCTTCAAAAACTCCTCAACCGCAGATGGACCCAACTGCCTGTCTGTCTATACCAAATAAAACCACATCTGCTGGATCTGATGTTGAAGGAATTCTGGAGCTTTTGAATCAGTGCAGTCTGAAGGACACTGCAGTCCAGCAGGAAACTAATCTCCCTTCACAGCCTGAGATTGGAAACTCCACCCCTCCTGCTAGTGGTCTGAACATCACTCAGGTGAGCATGAGTAAGAGAGGAGCTGCAGGCCTCAAAGGCTTGTTGAAGGACCATAACAAAGCTAAAACAACTCCTATCAGTTTGTGCCTGCTAGAGCGTCTACGACAAACTTTTATGGAGTGGAGAACTGAGGAAACCATGAAGTTTCTTTATGGGGCTGATTATGCCTCTGAAACAGAGGTTTCTGCACAGAAAGTGGAGGAACTGGATGAAGATGACCTGGTTGAGGCTGAGGTGGAAGTGAGCTTGAGACAGAACAGTGGAAGTTCTTCCAGACCCAGTGCTTCAGCTCCTAATTTTGAAACACTACGGACGGAGACAGAGTTGCTGGATCTGAGAGTGAGAGAGTTTTATAAAGGAGTGTATGTTCTGCCTGAAGAGGTCAAGACGGATGCCATCAAAGACAATCAAGACAAACAG GACAGTGGGAAGGACCCTCCTCTGCCCCTGTTTGATTCTCATGCACAGCATCTGATTCAGAAACGCATTGCTGTGGAGAAGCTCAGCCAGAG CTTGAGAGATGTTGTGGGACTCCTGCGTCTAACGATGAGTGATGTAATCAATGACATAAATAATTTGTTCAGGACATTCAG GTTTACAAACACTAATATCATTCACAAAAGGCCAGAATGGACTTTAATTGCTGTGGTTCTTCTGTCAGT AACTAAATGTGTCCAGATTACTTCCAACCAGAGTCAAGTCACAACAAATGTATCTTTTAGATGTCAAACAGATCTTTAG
- the rpap2 gene encoding putative RNA polymerase II subunit B1 CTD phosphatase rpap2 isoform X2 — MEATRKIRASNSKKKGGKGTPVISAADEARKREAIKEALRQKLELERKALQVVERLLEDSVTEEFLIDCAWHITPANYKDTVEERSIAKLCGYPRCPNKLSNIPTQQFKISTKTNRVYDITERKCFCSNFCYKASKCFELQISKTPLWLRKDERPPEVKLMKEGEGGSSGHEIKLVEKPLTEADIENSVPDVPESHKDSPPFNQSDNSDIEQDFVSSVLSRQHKHARVHWGKLPKRDGVSEDSLSAEKKRYAHPELTQTLDGENNDESGSSKTPQPQMDPTACLSIPNKTTSAGSDVEGILELLNQCSLKDTAVQQETNLPSQPEIGNSTPPASGLNITQVSMSKRGAAGLKGLLKDHNKAKTTPISLCLLERLRQTFMEWRTEETMKFLYGADYASETEVSAQKVEELDEDDLVEAEVEVSLRQNSGSSSRPSASAPNFETLRTETELLDLRVREFYKGVYVLPEEVKTDAIKDNQDKQDSGKDPPLPLFDSHAQHLIQKRIAVEKLSQSLRDVVGLLRLTMSDVINDINNLFRTFRLTEVSPLLRESLASPSSLEYISSLTSELKLEDKDLHNLVQLFKPCVSPQT, encoded by the exons ATGGAAGCGACCAGAAAGATTCGAGCCTCAAACTCAAAGAAGAAAG GTGGTAAAGGAACCCCGGTGATTTCAGCAGCGGATGAGGCGAGAAA GAGGGAAGCTATTAAAGAGGCGCTCAGACAGAAGCTAGAGTTGGAGCGCAAAGCCCTGCAGGTGGTTGAGCGGCTGCTGGAGGACAGTGTGACAGAGGAGTTCCTCATCGACTGT GCATGGCACATCACTCCTGCCAACTACAAAGACACAGTGGAAGAACGGTCCATTGCTAAACTGTGTGGATATCCTAGGTGTCCAAATAAACTAAGTAAT aTACCCACtcaacagtttaaaatatcCACCAAAACTAACAGAGTCTATGATATTACAGAGCGCAAG tgtttttgcaGTAATTTCTGCTACAAAGCCTCCAAATGTTTTGAGCTCCAGATATCAAAAACTCCACTTTGGCTTAGAAAGGACGAGAG gcCTCCTGAAGTTAAGCTGATGAAAGAAGGAGAGGG AGGCAGCTCTGGACATGAAATAAAGTTGGTAGAAAAGCCTTTGACAGAAGCTGACATTGAGAATTCTGTCCCAGATGTTCCTGAATCTCACAAGGACTCCCCTCCCTTCAACCAGAGCGACAACAGTGACATTGAGCAAGACTTTGTCTCCAGTGTGTTGTCCAGACAGCATAAACACGCGAGGGTACACTGGGGAAAACTGCCAAAGAGGGACGGAGTAAGTGAGGACAGTTTGAGTGCTGAAAAAAAGCGATATGCACATCCTGAACTTACACAAACACTCGATGGAGAAAATAATGATGAAAGTGGATCTTCAAAAACTCCTCAACCGCAGATGGACCCAACTGCCTGTCTGTCTATACCAAATAAAACCACATCTGCTGGATCTGATGTTGAAGGAATTCTGGAGCTTTTGAATCAGTGCAGTCTGAAGGACACTGCAGTCCAGCAGGAAACTAATCTCCCTTCACAGCCTGAGATTGGAAACTCCACCCCTCCTGCTAGTGGTCTGAACATCACTCAGGTGAGCATGAGTAAGAGAGGAGCTGCAGGCCTCAAAGGCTTGTTGAAGGACCATAACAAAGCTAAAACAACTCCTATCAGTTTGTGCCTGCTAGAGCGTCTACGACAAACTTTTATGGAGTGGAGAACTGAGGAAACCATGAAGTTTCTTTATGGGGCTGATTATGCCTCTGAAACAGAGGTTTCTGCACAGAAAGTGGAGGAACTGGATGAAGATGACCTGGTTGAGGCTGAGGTGGAAGTGAGCTTGAGACAGAACAGTGGAAGTTCTTCCAGACCCAGTGCTTCAGCTCCTAATTTTGAAACACTACGGACGGAGACAGAGTTGCTGGATCTGAGAGTGAGAGAGTTTTATAAAGGAGTGTATGTTCTGCCTGAAGAGGTCAAGACGGATGCCATCAAAGACAATCAAGACAAACAG GACAGTGGGAAGGACCCTCCTCTGCCCCTGTTTGATTCTCATGCACAGCATCTGATTCAGAAACGCATTGCTGTGGAGAAGCTCAGCCAGAG CTTGAGAGATGTTGTGGGACTCCTGCGTCTAACGATGAGTGATGTAATCAATGACATAAATAATTTGTTCAGGACATTCAG aTTAACAGAAGTGTCACCATTGCTCAGAGAGTCATTGGCAAGTCCATCTTCATTGGAGTACATATCCTCTCTCACGAGCGAGCTGAAACTGGAGGACAAAGATCTACACAATCTCGTGCAGCTCTTCAAACCCTGTGTTTCTCCACAAACATAA
- the gfi1aa gene encoding growth factor independent 1A transcription repressor a, with amino-acid sequence MPRSFLVKSKRAHSYHQPRYLDDNCIPIEKLLTCQESQMGQIPESPVEVGNHSPKASMVCTADHSSQQSPLSCEGSVCDRSSDYEDFWRPLSSGTSPDLDNCPVSSPDDSQPFDMTFRPYVWAHSTSQLRHLIQSCNRVSVDSEASVGAYDAMDRRPGAHLLIEPTQSGRFYQDYGSLTTNLLDNRGFYAGIKMSTKAAEIDSKSDIMCTRLQLSGSYKCVKCTKVFSTPHGLEVHVRRSHSGTRPFACEICGKTFGHAVSLEQHKAVHSQERVFSCKICDKSFKRSSTLSTHLLIHSDTRPYPCQYCGKRFHQKSDMKKHTFIHTGEKPHKCQVCGKAFSQSSNLITHSRKHTGFKPFGCELCGKGFQRKVDLRRHKETQHGLKQ; translated from the exons ATGCCGAGGTCATTTTTGGTGAAGAGCAAACGGGCGCACAGTTATCACCAACCCCGTTACCTGGACGACAACTGCATCCCAATTGAGAAACTTCTCACATGCCAAG AAAGTCAAATGGGGCAGATCCCCGAGAGCCCGGTGGAGGTGGGCAATCATTCCCCTAAGGCCAGCATGGTGTGCACAGCGGATCATTCCTCTCAGCAGTCCCCGCTGAGCTGCGAGGGCAGTGTGTGTGACCGCTCATCCGACTATGAGGACTTCTGGAGACCCCTGTCATCGGGAACCTCTCCAG ATCTGGATAATTGCCCGGTGTCTTCTCCAGATGACTCTCAGCCCTTCGACATGACTTTCCGTCCGTATGTTTGGGCCCATTCAACGTCCCAACTTAGACACCTCATTCAATCCTGCAACCGTGTTTCTGTGGATTCAGAGGCATCAGTGGGGGCGTATGATGCCATGGACAGAAGGCCGGGTGCCCATCTACTCATTGAACCGACACAATCCGGGCGATTTTACCAGGACTATGGCTCTCTGACCACTAATTTGTTGGACAATAGAGGCTTTTATGCCGGCATCAAGATGTCAACTAAAGCAGCAGAAATTGACTCGAAGTCTGATATTATGTGCACGCGTCTTCAGCTAAGCGGGTCGTACAAATGCGTAAAATGCACTAAG GTGTTTTCGACCCCTCATGGGCTAGAAGTTCATGTGCGGCGGTCACATAGTGGCACGAGGCCCTTCGCGTGCGAAATCTGTGGAAAAACGTTTGGCCACGCCGTCAGCCTGGAGCAACACAAAGCTGTACATTCACAA GAAAGGGTCTTCAGCTGCAAAATATGCGATAAAAGCTTCAAGAGGTCGTCCACTTTGTCCACGCACCTCCTCATCCACTCTGACACCAGACCGTATCCCTGTCAGTACTGCGGCAAACGATTCCACCAGAAATCGGATATGAAAAAACACACGTTCATTCACACAG gtGAAAAGCCCCACAAGTGTCAAGTGTGTGGCAAAGCCTTCAGTCAGAGTTCAAACCTCATCACACACAGCAGAAAACACACAGGATTCAAGCCTTTCGGATGCGAACTTTGTGGCAAAGGCTTTCAGCGCAAAGTAGATCTGAGGAGGCACAAAGAAACACAACATGGACTAAAACaataa
- the rpap2 gene encoding putative RNA polymerase II subunit B1 CTD phosphatase rpap2 isoform X1, with amino-acid sequence MEATRKIRASNSKKKGGKGTPVISAADEARKREAIKEALRQKLELERKALQVVERLLEDSVTEEFLIDCAWHITPANYKDTVEERSIAKLCGYPRCPNKLSNIPTQQFKISTKTNRVYDITERKCFCSNFCYKASKCFELQISKTPLWLRKDERPPEVKLMKEGEGGSSGHEIKLVEKPLTEADIENSVPDVPESHKDSPPFNQSDNSDIEQDFVSSVLSRQHKHARVHWGKLPKRDGVSEDSLSAEKKRYAHPELTQTLDGENNDESGSSKTPQPQMDPTACLSIPNKTTSAGSDVEGILELLNQCSLKDTAVQQETNLPSQPEIGNSTPPASGLNITQVSMSKRGAAGLKGLLKDHNKAKTTPISLCLLERLRQTFMEWRTEETMKFLYGADYASETEVSAQKVEELDEDDLVEAEVEVSLRQNSGSSSRPSASAPNFETLRTETELLDLRVREFYKGVYVLPEEVKTDAIKDNQDKQDSGKDPPLPLFDSHAQHLIQKRIAVEKLSQSLRDVVGLLRLTMSDVINDINNLFRTFRFTNTNIIHKRPEWTLIAVVLLSVLTEVSPLLRESLASPSSLEYISSLTSELKLEDKDLHNLVQLFKPCVSPQT; translated from the exons ATGGAAGCGACCAGAAAGATTCGAGCCTCAAACTCAAAGAAGAAAG GTGGTAAAGGAACCCCGGTGATTTCAGCAGCGGATGAGGCGAGAAA GAGGGAAGCTATTAAAGAGGCGCTCAGACAGAAGCTAGAGTTGGAGCGCAAAGCCCTGCAGGTGGTTGAGCGGCTGCTGGAGGACAGTGTGACAGAGGAGTTCCTCATCGACTGT GCATGGCACATCACTCCTGCCAACTACAAAGACACAGTGGAAGAACGGTCCATTGCTAAACTGTGTGGATATCCTAGGTGTCCAAATAAACTAAGTAAT aTACCCACtcaacagtttaaaatatcCACCAAAACTAACAGAGTCTATGATATTACAGAGCGCAAG tgtttttgcaGTAATTTCTGCTACAAAGCCTCCAAATGTTTTGAGCTCCAGATATCAAAAACTCCACTTTGGCTTAGAAAGGACGAGAG gcCTCCTGAAGTTAAGCTGATGAAAGAAGGAGAGGG AGGCAGCTCTGGACATGAAATAAAGTTGGTAGAAAAGCCTTTGACAGAAGCTGACATTGAGAATTCTGTCCCAGATGTTCCTGAATCTCACAAGGACTCCCCTCCCTTCAACCAGAGCGACAACAGTGACATTGAGCAAGACTTTGTCTCCAGTGTGTTGTCCAGACAGCATAAACACGCGAGGGTACACTGGGGAAAACTGCCAAAGAGGGACGGAGTAAGTGAGGACAGTTTGAGTGCTGAAAAAAAGCGATATGCACATCCTGAACTTACACAAACACTCGATGGAGAAAATAATGATGAAAGTGGATCTTCAAAAACTCCTCAACCGCAGATGGACCCAACTGCCTGTCTGTCTATACCAAATAAAACCACATCTGCTGGATCTGATGTTGAAGGAATTCTGGAGCTTTTGAATCAGTGCAGTCTGAAGGACACTGCAGTCCAGCAGGAAACTAATCTCCCTTCACAGCCTGAGATTGGAAACTCCACCCCTCCTGCTAGTGGTCTGAACATCACTCAGGTGAGCATGAGTAAGAGAGGAGCTGCAGGCCTCAAAGGCTTGTTGAAGGACCATAACAAAGCTAAAACAACTCCTATCAGTTTGTGCCTGCTAGAGCGTCTACGACAAACTTTTATGGAGTGGAGAACTGAGGAAACCATGAAGTTTCTTTATGGGGCTGATTATGCCTCTGAAACAGAGGTTTCTGCACAGAAAGTGGAGGAACTGGATGAAGATGACCTGGTTGAGGCTGAGGTGGAAGTGAGCTTGAGACAGAACAGTGGAAGTTCTTCCAGACCCAGTGCTTCAGCTCCTAATTTTGAAACACTACGGACGGAGACAGAGTTGCTGGATCTGAGAGTGAGAGAGTTTTATAAAGGAGTGTATGTTCTGCCTGAAGAGGTCAAGACGGATGCCATCAAAGACAATCAAGACAAACAG GACAGTGGGAAGGACCCTCCTCTGCCCCTGTTTGATTCTCATGCACAGCATCTGATTCAGAAACGCATTGCTGTGGAGAAGCTCAGCCAGAG CTTGAGAGATGTTGTGGGACTCCTGCGTCTAACGATGAGTGATGTAATCAATGACATAAATAATTTGTTCAGGACATTCAG GTTTACAAACACTAATATCATTCACAAAAGGCCAGAATGGACTTTAATTGCTGTGGTTCTTCTGTCAGT aTTAACAGAAGTGTCACCATTGCTCAGAGAGTCATTGGCAAGTCCATCTTCATTGGAGTACATATCCTCTCTCACGAGCGAGCTGAAACTGGAGGACAAAGATCTACACAATCTCGTGCAGCTCTTCAAACCCTGTGTTTCTCCACAAACATAA